The region CTTCATCTCCAGCCATATTACTCTACTTATTGGAATTTTGTAATTAAATAATTTGAAAAACTTTCAGTAAACACTTCCATTCCTAATATTAAAAATATAAATATCAATGCAAATTTTAGCTGAAATGTTATTACAAAAGGAGAAAATGCAGGCATTGATTTTGTACCATACCCATAATATAAATCCATAATAAAACCTATAAAAAATAAAGGTAGAGCAAAAGCAAAAGCAAAACCAAACATTCTATTTATTTCATCAATTGCAATCTGTACACCATCATAAGAAAAAATATTAAAAGTTCCTAAATGTACCATTGAAAAACTTTTTGATAAAATTATAATAGTCATCTCATACATTCCTGTTTCAAAAAAAACCATTAATGCAATCCAATATAAAAGCCTACTGATTAATCCCTCATTTGAACCTGTTGTAGGATCAAACATACTAGCCATTGATAATGCAGTAGAATAACCAATAAAATCTCCAATAATTCTAACTGCACTAAAAGCAATATTTAAGAATAATGAAGCAATTAATCCTAATGTAATTTCACTTATCAAAGCCAAAATAAAACTATCTTCTGTAAAATTTCCAGATATATCCACTAAAGGATATAGAAAAATTGTTATATAAAATGCTGATGCAACTCTGATATTTGAACT is a window of Halarcobacter sp. DNA encoding:
- a CDS encoding flagellar biosynthetic protein FliR translates to MQELISLLNEETLYSFLLLFARILAFVAFIPIFNHTSISSNIRVASAFYITIFLYPLVDISGNFTEDSFILALISEITLGLIASLFLNIAFSAVRIIGDFIGYSTALSMASMFDPTTGSNEGLISRLLYWIALMVFFETGMYEMTIIILSKSFSMVHLGTFNIFSYDGVQIAIDEINRMFGFAFAFALPLFFIGFIMDLYYGYGTKSMPAFSPFVITFQLKFALIFIFLILGMEVFTESFSNYLITKFQ